In Proteiniborus ethanoligenes, a single genomic region encodes these proteins:
- a CDS encoding stage V sporulation protein AE translates to MKRRIILITDGDVVAKKAIERAAKNIGGRCISRSAGNPTPISGEEIASLIFEAKYDPVLVMVDDIGNPQFGEGEKALAYLLGHPEMEVLGVIAVASNTESVKGVEVSYSIDHTGKVVHNAVDKNGYETNTKILYGDTVDVLNSFSVPIIIGIGDIGKINGVDRHTKGAPIITKALKEIISKESKNENN, encoded by the coding sequence ATGAAAAGAAGGATAATATTAATTACTGACGGTGATGTAGTTGCAAAAAAAGCAATTGAAAGAGCTGCAAAGAACATTGGAGGAAGATGTATTTCTAGATCGGCTGGAAATCCTACTCCAATAAGTGGTGAAGAAATAGCTAGTTTAATATTTGAAGCAAAGTATGACCCTGTATTAGTTATGGTAGATGATATAGGAAATCCACAATTTGGAGAAGGAGAAAAGGCTTTAGCCTATTTACTTGGGCATCCAGAGATGGAAGTACTTGGAGTAATTGCTGTAGCTTCAAACACTGAGAGTGTAAAAGGTGTGGAAGTTAGTTATTCAATTGACCATACAGGAAAAGTAGTCCATAATGCAGTAGACAAAAATGGATATGAAACTAATACTAAAATATTGTATGGAGATACAGTAGATGTTCTTAATAGCTTTTCAGTGCCAATAATTATTGGAATAGGTGATATAGGTAAAATTAACGGAGTCGATAGGCATACTAAAGGAGCGCCAATAATAACAAAGGCATTAAAAGAAATAATAAGTAAAGAGTCAAAAAATGAAAATAACTAG
- a CDS encoding penicillin-binding protein 1A, which produces MTQENTGKKKKTKKNKNKNRVLSVLRFIILFILIAGFIAAGIVGGYVLAIIKTAPEIDPTNINDFLNQNSYILDQEGNIIEKVLAVENRTSVSLDQIPENLQYAFISIEDERFIDHIGVDFRGILGALVEDIKTRSAARGASTITQQLARNMYLSSEKKLERKIKEAYLAIQIEKQLTKDQILEAYLNRIYLGQGAYGVQEAAQTYFSKDVGELSIAECAAIAGITQSPHRLPLYKLYYPDDVDDNDVVVGQVDVLGTRYTAVFNPEPIERQKVVLRKMYDLGHITEEEYEAAKKEDIQSNIKPGKRELMGITSYFADYVKTQVLNDLVEVLGYSKEDAEKELYTGGLKIYSTMDLSIQQKVEAAYENFGGILFKGDIDKVKGPIIVDWSADKNGNIIGDDKKIVLYKESNLIDENGNLIIDAGTYSITEEGNLVIKNKKLNIYPKTIDIEDYYTIDEGKNLVKHVVGSLALIKENYSVSDNKELIINSSYLKDTKDFYTVNDNGTLLINPKYFQNNDKIGVVQPQSATVIMDYRTGEIKALVGGRDIEGSRLFNRALSQRQPGSVIKPIAVYLPALDNGFTAADIIDDIPHYDHTGTLWPKNWYTGYRGLMTLRESVEQSVNVSSVKMLSNIGIDVSKEYLGRIGIIKESGKDSFVTREENRSTNDENLSALGLGGMTRGLTPMEVTAAFGAIANNGLYVEPIAYTKVLDRYDNVILESKPQKVKVASTEASYIMSDILKSTVSSGLAGRAKLRNNLPIPVAGKTGTTQDKGDVWFAGYTPYYVAGVWIGNDSPQIKMTTGSSMASEFWSYIMTEVHEGYESKNFSVPENIITRQICKVSGKLATDLCSHDPRGNKVRNEIFIKGTEPTEECDAHVEASIDTSNGKLATEYCPTELIQSRVFIKRDPPYNPEEHNGITPSDYEFTLPTEECDEHTEQVLQEDEDWWFNWFDYWFNNENSNSNGNNNENTDSNSDGD; this is translated from the coding sequence ATGACACAAGAAAATACAGGCAAAAAAAAGAAAACGAAAAAAAATAAAAACAAAAATAGAGTATTGAGCGTTTTAAGATTTATTATATTATTTATTTTAATAGCTGGCTTTATAGCTGCTGGAATTGTAGGTGGATATGTTTTAGCTATCATAAAAACAGCACCTGAAATTGACCCTACTAATATTAATGATTTTCTAAACCAGAACTCCTATATTCTAGACCAGGAGGGAAATATTATTGAAAAAGTACTTGCAGTAGAAAATCGAACTTCTGTATCTCTAGATCAAATACCTGAAAACCTTCAATATGCTTTTATTTCAATAGAAGATGAAAGGTTTATAGATCATATAGGAGTTGACTTTAGAGGTATTCTAGGTGCTCTAGTTGAAGATATTAAAACAAGATCTGCTGCTAGAGGTGCAAGTACAATTACTCAGCAATTGGCTAGAAATATGTATTTATCAAGCGAAAAAAAACTAGAACGTAAAATTAAAGAAGCTTATTTAGCTATACAGATTGAAAAGCAGCTTACAAAAGATCAAATTCTTGAAGCCTATCTGAATAGAATATACCTTGGTCAAGGTGCTTATGGTGTTCAGGAAGCTGCTCAAACCTACTTTTCAAAGGATGTAGGAGAGCTTTCTATAGCAGAATGTGCGGCTATAGCTGGTATTACTCAAAGTCCTCATAGACTTCCTTTGTATAAGCTTTACTATCCAGATGATGTAGATGACAATGATGTTGTAGTAGGACAGGTAGATGTATTAGGCACTAGATATACAGCTGTATTTAACCCAGAGCCTATTGAAAGACAAAAAGTAGTTTTGAGAAAGATGTATGATTTAGGTCATATTACAGAAGAAGAATATGAGGCTGCAAAAAAAGAAGATATACAAAGCAATATTAAGCCTGGTAAAAGAGAATTGATGGGCATTACCTCTTACTTTGCAGATTATGTTAAAACACAGGTATTAAATGATTTAGTAGAAGTATTAGGATATTCAAAAGAAGATGCAGAAAAAGAGCTTTATACAGGTGGGCTTAAAATATATTCAACTATGGATTTAAGTATCCAACAAAAAGTTGAAGCTGCTTACGAAAATTTTGGTGGAATACTCTTTAAAGGCGATATTGACAAGGTGAAGGGACCTATTATTGTTGATTGGTCAGCAGATAAAAATGGGAATATTATTGGTGACGATAAAAAGATAGTTCTTTATAAAGAATCAAATTTGATTGATGAAAACGGTAATCTTATTATTGATGCTGGAACTTATAGCATAACAGAAGAAGGTAATCTTGTTATTAAAAATAAAAAACTTAATATATATCCAAAGACAATAGATATTGAGGATTATTATACAATAGATGAAGGAAAAAACCTAGTTAAACATGTAGTAGGTTCATTAGCACTCATTAAAGAGAACTATAGTGTAAGTGATAATAAGGAGCTAATTATAAATAGTTCTTATTTAAAAGACACCAAAGACTTTTATACTGTCAATGATAATGGAACGCTTTTAATAAACCCTAAATATTTCCAAAATAACGACAAGATTGGAGTCGTTCAGCCTCAATCTGCAACAGTAATTATGGATTATAGAACAGGAGAAATCAAAGCCTTAGTAGGTGGAAGGGATATAGAAGGAAGTAGACTTTTTAATAGAGCTCTTTCTCAAAGACAGCCAGGTTCTGTTATAAAGCCTATAGCCGTTTATCTTCCTGCCCTAGATAATGGATTTACTGCAGCAGATATTATTGATGATATACCTCATTATGATCACACTGGAACCCTTTGGCCTAAAAACTGGTATACAGGCTATCGTGGTTTAATGACATTAAGAGAATCTGTAGAGCAATCAGTAAATGTTAGCTCTGTAAAGATGCTGAGTAATATTGGTATAGATGTATCTAAAGAATATCTTGGGAGAATAGGCATAATAAAAGAAAGTGGAAAAGATAGTTTTGTTACAAGAGAAGAAAATAGATCTACTAATGACGAAAATCTATCAGCCTTAGGTCTAGGCGGAATGACTAGGGGACTTACTCCTATGGAGGTCACAGCTGCCTTTGGTGCAATTGCTAATAATGGATTATATGTAGAACCCATAGCTTATACAAAGGTATTAGATAGATATGACAATGTCATATTAGAAAGCAAACCTCAAAAAGTAAAGGTTGCCTCTACGGAAGCCTCATATATTATGTCAGATATATTGAAATCAACTGTTTCATCAGGCTTGGCTGGAAGAGCAAAACTAAGAAATAACCTTCCTATCCCTGTGGCAGGTAAAACTGGTACTACTCAAGATAAAGGAGATGTTTGGTTTGCAGGATATACACCATATTATGTAGCTGGTGTTTGGATAGGAAATGATTCTCCTCAGATTAAAATGACTACTGGTAGCTCAATGGCTTCAGAGTTTTGGTCATACATTATGACGGAGGTTCACGAGGGTTATGAGTCAAAAAACTTTAGTGTGCCTGAAAATATAATAACTAGACAGATTTGTAAGGTCTCAGGTAAGCTTGCAACAGATCTTTGCTCACATGATCCTAGGGGTAATAAAGTAAGAAATGAAATTTTTATTAAGGGTACTGAACCAACTGAAGAATGTGATGCACATGTAGAAGCATCTATTGATACTTCTAACGGTAAATTAGCTACAGAGTATTGTCCAACAGAGTTAATCCAAAGTAGAGTATTTATTAAGCGTGATCCTCCATATAACCCAGAAGAGCATAATGGCATTACTCCAAGTGATTATGAATTTACTCTTCCTACAGAAGAATGCGATGAGCATACTGAGCAAGTGTTACAAGAAGATGAGGATTGGTGGTTTAACTGGTTTGACTACTGGTTTAATAATGAAAACAGCAATAGCAATGGAAATAATAACGAAAACACTGACTCAAATTCTGATGGAGATTAA
- the yunB gene encoding sporulation protein YunB — protein MRKKRSKRKKVFVIIVIFIVLSLYGFIVVDRNIKPTVLAISEVQARKTATQAINEAVKNKIKDDIKYKDLIFVNYDKDGKVTMMQANTIMMNSIASDVALEVQENIRKISTKQIKIPLGNALNSNLLQGPDINLTIVPQGTVTVDFTTEFIESGINQTIHKVYLIIVTDVRVIVPLASDVVRIVTNIPVAETIIVGDVPDSYIFVPEKDILKIVK, from the coding sequence TTGAGGAAGAAGAGAAGTAAAAGAAAGAAAGTATTTGTTATCATAGTAATTTTCATAGTTTTATCTTTATATGGTTTTATAGTTGTAGACAGAAATATAAAACCTACAGTGCTAGCAATATCAGAGGTTCAAGCCAGGAAAACTGCAACCCAAGCCATAAATGAAGCAGTAAAAAACAAAATAAAGGATGATATTAAATATAAAGATTTAATATTTGTAAATTATGACAAGGATGGAAAGGTTACTATGATGCAGGCAAATACTATTATGATGAATAGCATTGCCTCGGATGTAGCCCTAGAGGTTCAGGAGAATATAAGAAAAATATCTACTAAACAAATTAAAATACCTCTTGGAAATGCTTTAAATTCTAATTTGCTTCAAGGACCTGATATTAATTTAACTATAGTGCCACAAGGGACAGTTACTGTTGATTTTACTACAGAGTTTATTGAGTCTGGAATTAATCAAACTATACATAAGGTATATTTAATTATAGTTACAGATGTGAGAGTAATAGTTCCTTTAGCTTCTGATGTTGTTAGAATAGTAACTAATATACCTGTTGCAGAAACTATAATAGTTGGGGATGTACCAGACAGTTATATTTTTGTACCAGAAAAAGATATTTTAAAAATTGTAAAATAA
- the hflX gene encoding GTPase HflX, producing the protein MYDIQKNDKEERVLIVGLDTDRETDIDITSSMKELKELVFAAGGVVISDVIQNKDRVDSTYYIGKGKAQEVALYCDELDIDTVVFNNELTGAQIRNLEEVLNRKIIDRTNLILDIFAKRATSKEGKLQVELAQLKYRLPRLIGLGNQLSRTGGGIGTRGPGEQKLETDRRHISRRINDIEKELKEIENVRMVKRKRRQNSEIPIVALVGYTNAGKSTLLNSLIKLDEEYCKDKEVFVQDMLFATLDTTLRKSVLPNGQGFLVTDTVGFVSKLPTKLIEAFKGTLEEVKYSDLLLHVVDMTNEDIDIQVKTTLSILKDLDVLDKPMITVFNKVDIAEKELIIDVKGPTVSISAQTGYNMDILLQMIQDNLPQSFYKVDLLIPYNESSLSTYLFDSTKVENFEYKEEGTLFTTTLDSIEYERFKRFIQA; encoded by the coding sequence ATGTACGATATTCAAAAAAATGATAAAGAAGAAAGAGTACTTATTGTTGGATTAGATACTGACAGAGAAACAGATATAGACATTACAAGTTCTATGAAAGAGTTAAAAGAGCTGGTTTTTGCTGCGGGAGGTGTAGTAATAAGTGATGTTATTCAAAATAAAGATAGGGTAGATTCTACTTATTATATTGGAAAAGGAAAGGCTCAAGAGGTGGCATTATACTGTGATGAATTAGATATTGATACTGTAGTATTTAATAATGAACTTACAGGAGCACAAATTAGAAATCTTGAGGAAGTATTAAATAGGAAAATAATAGATAGAACAAATCTTATTTTAGATATTTTTGCAAAAAGAGCTACTAGCAAAGAAGGCAAGTTACAAGTTGAGCTTGCTCAGCTAAAGTACAGATTACCAAGATTAATTGGACTAGGTAACCAACTTTCTAGAACAGGTGGAGGCATTGGTACAAGAGGTCCCGGCGAGCAAAAGCTTGAAACAGATAGAAGACATATTTCTAGACGTATTAATGATATTGAAAAAGAGTTAAAAGAAATAGAGAATGTAAGAATGGTAAAGAGAAAAAGAAGACAAAACTCAGAGATACCAATAGTTGCACTGGTTGGATATACTAATGCTGGGAAATCTACATTATTGAATAGTCTTATAAAATTAGATGAAGAATATTGTAAAGATAAGGAAGTTTTTGTTCAAGACATGCTATTTGCAACACTAGACACAACTCTTAGAAAAAGTGTGCTTCCAAATGGTCAAGGGTTTCTAGTAACAGATACTGTTGGTTTTGTAAGCAAGCTTCCTACAAAACTAATAGAAGCTTTTAAGGGGACTCTTGAGGAGGTAAAATATTCTGACTTACTTTTACATGTTGTAGATATGACAAATGAGGATATAGATATTCAGGTTAAGACTACGCTTAGTATACTTAAGGATTTAGATGTTTTAGATAAACCTATGATAACTGTATTTAACAAAGTTGACATAGCTGAAAAAGAGTTAATAATAGATGTTAAAGGTCCTACTGTTAGCATATCAGCCCAGACAGGATACAATATGGATATTCTATTGCAAATGATTCAAGATAATTTACCACAAAGTTTCTATAAGGTGGACTTACTAATTCCTTATAATGAAAGTAGTTTATCTACATATTTATTTGACAGCACAAAAGTTGAAAATTTTGAATATAAAGAGGAAGGAACACTCTTTACTACAACTCTTGATTCTATTGAATATGAAAGGTTTAAAAGATTTATTCAAGCATAA
- a CDS encoding DUF3189 family protein produces the protein MNIIYHCVGGAHSSVLASAIHLGLLPIDSSPTVADILSIPYFDTLAKHEQGRLMLRGIDENGNKIFTLSRQFSPHLVLPAIKDAYQLGGGDTKDLLFVNVLPAVNTIMKIGGFSSRRLNLVAFGRPIVAYGSIRAFNKIAQIVNHTKIMIDNS, from the coding sequence ATGAATATTATATATCATTGTGTTGGAGGTGCTCATTCTTCAGTTCTTGCATCAGCCATCCATTTAGGATTACTCCCAATAGATAGTTCTCCAACTGTAGCAGATATTCTAAGCATTCCATATTTTGATACTCTAGCTAAGCATGAGCAAGGAAGACTCATGCTTAGAGGTATAGATGAGAATGGTAATAAAATATTTACTTTAAGCAGACAGTTCTCCCCTCATTTAGTCCTTCCTGCAATAAAAGATGCATATCAGTTGGGCGGAGGGGATACTAAAGATTTACTGTTTGTTAATGTTTTGCCAGCAGTTAATACAATTATGAAAATTGGAGGATTTTCTTCTAGAAGACTAAATTTAGTAGCCTTTGGAAGACCTATAGTAGCATATGGTTCAATAAGAGCTTTTAATAAGATAGCTCAAATAGTAAACCATACTAAAATCATGATTGATAATAGCTAG
- a CDS encoding NUDIX hydrolase encodes MIFRSCAGGVVFHEDRVFIMKNDKNEWVLPKGKIRDGFLASETAIERVKEEAGLDVDIISTAGETSYEFYSFSRQQPVCNEITWFIMDSKDTSYEINKEYGILDGGFYNIDEAIDMITYSQDKSLVSLSYRKYVKLKEKETILA; translated from the coding sequence ATGATATTTAGAAGTTGTGCAGGTGGAGTAGTTTTTCATGAAGATAGGGTTTTTATTATGAAAAATGATAAAAATGAATGGGTTCTTCCAAAAGGTAAAATTCGTGATGGTTTCTTAGCTTCTGAGACTGCTATAGAGCGTGTCAAAGAAGAAGCAGGGCTTGATGTAGATATTATATCTACTGCCGGAGAAACAAGTTACGAATTTTATTCTTTTTCTAGGCAACAACCTGTATGCAATGAAATAACATGGTTTATTATGGATTCTAAGGATACTAGCTATGAAATCAATAAAGAATATGGCATATTAGATGGAGGATTTTATAACATTGACGAAGCTATTGACATGATAACATATAGCCAGGACAAATCTTTAGTCAGTCTTTCATATAGAAAATACGTAAAACTAAAGGAGAAAGAAACAATTCTTGCATAA
- a CDS encoding YigZ family protein produces MDIKYRTIHSFGSDEIIINKSKFIGYAKPISNEEEAISFINEIKTKHRDATHNVYAYVYGDNNNIQRYSDDGEPNGTAGVPVLEVIKKEDLRNVVVVVTRYFGGIKLGAGGLVRAYTKGAKIGLDAGIIVDKILFKRVKVRIDYTLYGKVENELLMLEYLIDEVIYDDAVNIVILCEADKINGLINLITELTSSRMIYEELDEEFYSVRDNNLIK; encoded by the coding sequence GTGGACATAAAATATAGAACGATACATAGTTTTGGCAGCGATGAGATAATTATTAACAAATCAAAATTTATTGGATATGCAAAACCTATTAGTAATGAAGAAGAAGCAATAAGCTTTATTAATGAAATAAAGACTAAGCATAGAGATGCTACTCACAATGTTTATGCATATGTATACGGTGACAATAATAATATACAAAGATATAGTGACGATGGGGAACCAAATGGTACTGCAGGAGTTCCTGTGTTAGAAGTTATAAAAAAGGAAGACTTAAGGAATGTGGTAGTAGTAGTGACTAGATATTTTGGCGGGATAAAATTAGGTGCTGGTGGCTTAGTCAGGGCTTACACTAAGGGTGCTAAAATAGGCCTAGATGCAGGTATTATAGTTGACAAAATATTATTTAAAAGAGTCAAGGTAAGAATAGATTATACTCTTTACGGGAAAGTAGAAAATGAATTGTTAATGCTAGAATACTTAATTGATGAAGTAATATATGATGATGCAGTCAATATAGTTATTTTATGTGAAGCAGATAAAATAAATGGGCTTATAAATCTCATAACAGAATTGACGAGTTCGAGAATGATTTATGAAGAATTAGATGAAGAATTTTATTCAGTAAGAGATAATAATTTAATAAAATAA
- a CDS encoding CoA-binding protein, whose translation MNIREQNKKIMLEKKVWAVIGASPNVDKFGYKVWRKLQEHGYEAYPVNPRYEEIEGEKCYKSLKDIPNKPDVIDFVIPASAILEWLPEAKEVGIDYLWCQPGAANEEVVLKAEELGFNIAYNVCVLAELGE comes from the coding sequence ATGAATATTCGTGAGCAAAATAAAAAAATAATGCTTGAAAAGAAAGTATGGGCAGTAATAGGAGCAAGCCCAAATGTAGATAAGTTTGGATATAAGGTATGGCGAAAGTTGCAGGAGCATGGATATGAAGCTTATCCTGTTAATCCAAGATATGAAGAAATAGAAGGTGAAAAATGCTATAAATCATTAAAGGATATACCTAATAAGCCAGATGTAATTGATTTTGTAATACCTGCTTCTGCTATTCTTGAGTGGCTTCCTGAGGCTAAAGAAGTAGGTATAGATTATTTATGGTGTCAACCAGGTGCAGCAAATGAAGAAGTAGTATTAAAAGCAGAGGAATTAGGTTTTAATATTGCTTATAATGTATGCGTTCTAGCAGAACTAGGCGAATAG
- a CDS encoding TSUP family transporter, which produces MKLFFIGLLSGIISGMGIGGGTILIPGLIIFSKLSQHQAQGINLTVFLPIASVALITHYKRKNIDISTATPIIITGIIGAFIGSSIAIKISSFLLRNIFATFLFIMGACEIFWKEKNKSP; this is translated from the coding sequence ATGAAGCTGTTTTTCATAGGTCTATTATCAGGAATTATAAGTGGAATGGGTATTGGAGGAGGGACTATTTTAATCCCTGGGTTAATAATATTTTCAAAGCTTAGTCAGCATCAAGCTCAAGGTATTAATCTAACAGTATTTTTACCTATTGCATCTGTTGCACTTATTACTCATTATAAAAGGAAAAATATTGATATAAGTACCGCTACACCTATTATTATAACAGGTATAATTGGTGCATTCATTGGTTCTTCTATAGCCATCAAAATATCATCTTTTTTATTAAGAAATATTTTTGCTACATTTTTATTTATAATGGGAGCTTGTGAAATATTTTGGAAAGAAAAAAACAAGTCTCCATGA
- a CDS encoding sulfite exporter TauE/SafE family protein, which translates to MNSNKIKLLVIGFIIGLVNGLFGSGGGTIAIPALIFILGLDQHKAHATAISIIFPLSLISTFLYFRHGVLNLKIALIVALGGIIGSYIGAKNLTKVPSHILRKIFGIFMIVAAIRMIII; encoded by the coding sequence ATGAATTCAAATAAAATAAAATTATTAGTCATTGGCTTTATTATTGGATTAGTAAATGGACTTTTTGGCTCTGGAGGTGGAACTATTGCTATTCCTGCTTTAATTTTTATCTTAGGCTTAGATCAGCATAAGGCTCATGCTACGGCTATAAGCATTATATTCCCTTTATCTCTTATTAGTACCTTTTTATATTTCAGACATGGAGTTTTGAACTTGAAAATTGCTTTAATAGTGGCTTTAGGTGGTATTATAGGCAGCTATATTGGTGCAAAAAATCTAACAAAAGTTCCTTCTCATATTCTTAGAAAGATTTTTGGTATTTTCATGATAGTTGCTGCTATAAGGATGATTATAATATGA
- the cysK gene encoding cysteine synthase A: protein MKVVNSIIELVGNTPIVKLNRVVDENCAEVLVKLEYFNPGSSVKDRIALSMIEKAEAEGKLKKGSVIVEPTSGNTGIGLSIVGASKGYKVILIMPDTMTMERRSLLKAYGAQLILTPGEKGMKGAIEKAQELVQKNQNYFMPQQFENPHNPAKHMETTGIEILNQSDGKVDVFIAGVGTGGTVTGVGKLLKEKVENIKIVAVEPYSSPVLSGGGPGSHKIQGIGAGFIPEVLDMNVIDEIEKVKDEEAIDMTRSLARKEGLLLGISSGAAIFAAVKKAKELGKGKRIVVIAPDSGERYLSTGIFE, encoded by the coding sequence ATGAAAGTCGTAAATAGTATTATAGAGTTAGTAGGAAATACTCCTATAGTAAAATTAAACAGAGTGGTGGATGAAAACTGTGCAGAGGTGCTTGTTAAATTAGAATATTTTAATCCTGGAAGTAGTGTGAAGGATAGGATAGCATTAAGTATGATAGAAAAAGCAGAAGCAGAAGGTAAACTAAAAAAAGGCTCTGTTATAGTTGAGCCTACAAGCGGTAACACAGGCATTGGATTATCAATAGTAGGTGCTTCAAAAGGTTACAAGGTCATTTTAATAATGCCAGATACTATGACTATGGAAAGAAGGAGCTTACTTAAGGCTTATGGGGCCCAGCTCATCTTAACTCCTGGTGAAAAAGGAATGAAAGGGGCAATAGAGAAAGCACAGGAATTAGTACAAAAAAATCAAAATTATTTTATGCCTCAGCAATTTGAAAATCCTCATAATCCTGCAAAGCACATGGAAACCACAGGAATAGAAATATTAAATCAATCTGATGGTAAAGTAGATGTTTTTATTGCTGGTGTAGGTACTGGTGGCACAGTAACAGGGGTAGGTAAACTGTTAAAAGAAAAAGTAGAAAATATTAAAATAGTTGCAGTTGAACCCTATAGTTCACCAGTACTATCAGGAGGTGGTCCTGGTTCTCATAAAATTCAAGGTATTGGTGCAGGTTTTATACCAGAAGTACTTGATATGAATGTAATTGATGAAATAGAGAAGGTTAAAGACGAAGAAGCTATAGACATGACTAGGAGTCTAGCAAGGAAAGAAGGTTTATTATTAGGCATATCCTCAGGTGCAGCCATATTTGCAGCTGTAAAAAAGGCTAAAGAGTTAGGTAAAGGAAAAAGAATAGTAGTTATAGCACCTGATAGTGGAGAAAGATATTTAAGCACGGGAATATTTGAATAA
- the nadE gene encoding NAD(+) synthase, protein MSNIQKLCDDIIKWMKDKVEEAGSKGLVFGLSGGIDSAVMAGLAKKAFPDDALGIIMPCHSNPEDEEHARLVAKALNLNTKTIELTKVYDLFLNELKDDTQHVLALSNIKPRFRMTTLYYFAQIKRYLVAGTSNKSEFTVGYFTKHGDSGVDILPMVDLLKEEVFQLASYLNIPDIIINKPPTAGLWEDQTDEKEMGFSYRELDGYIKSGEAEESIKVKIEKMHIRSQHKRRFPLMYIREE, encoded by the coding sequence ATGAGCAATATACAAAAGCTATGTGATGATATTATTAAATGGATGAAGGATAAGGTTGAAGAAGCAGGATCAAAGGGTTTAGTTTTTGGACTTAGTGGAGGCATTGATTCTGCAGTTATGGCAGGCCTAGCAAAGAAAGCATTCCCAGATGATGCTTTAGGCATTATAATGCCTTGTCATAGTAATCCTGAGGATGAAGAACATGCTAGATTAGTAGCTAAAGCTTTAAATCTTAATACTAAAACCATTGAATTAACTAAAGTTTACGATTTGTTTTTAAATGAATTAAAAGATGACACACAGCATGTTTTAGCACTATCAAATATTAAACCTAGATTTAGAATGACTACTCTTTACTACTTTGCTCAAATTAAAAGATATTTAGTTGCTGGAACAAGCAATAAAAGTGAATTTACAGTTGGATATTTTACAAAGCACGGTGATAGCGGTGTAGATATATTACCAATGGTAGACCTCTTGAAAGAAGAAGTATTCCAATTAGCTAGCTACTTAAACATACCTGATATAATTATAAATAAGCCACCTACAGCTGGACTGTGGGAAGATCAAACGGATGAAAAGGAAATGGGATTTAGCTATAGAGAGCTAGATGGCTATATAAAAAGTGGAGAGGCAGAGGAAAGCATAAAAGTAAAAATTGAAAAAATGCATATTAGAAGCCAGCATAAAAGAAGATTTCCTCTTATGTATATTAGAGAAGAGTAA
- a CDS encoding YebC/PmpR family DNA-binding transcriptional regulator — protein MAGHSKWANIKNRKGKQDSKRAQIFTKYARAIAVSVREGGPDPAFNSALAAMIDKAKSHNMPNDNIERAIKKGAGELGDANFEEITYEGYGPSGIAVIVKCLTDNRNRTAADVRYAFDKFGGNLGSTGCVSWMFDRKGLLIIEKVDSIDEEQLMLEAIDAGAEDFSAEEEYYEIITDTEEFEKVKNTLKESGYIFSTAEITYLPQNEIKLTDEKDLKNMVKMIDTLEDNDDVQEIYHNWDMPEDLDI, from the coding sequence ATGGCAGGACATTCAAAATGGGCTAATATTAAGAATAGGAAAGGAAAACAGGACTCTAAGAGAGCTCAAATATTTACAAAGTATGCTAGAGCTATTGCGGTATCAGTTAGAGAAGGTGGGCCAGATCCTGCATTTAATTCTGCTCTTGCAGCTATGATAGATAAAGCAAAATCTCATAACATGCCTAACGATAACATAGAAAGGGCAATTAAAAAAGGTGCAGGTGAACTTGGAGATGCTAACTTCGAAGAGATAACTTATGAAGGCTATGGTCCTTCTGGAATAGCAGTAATTGTAAAATGCTTAACAGATAATAGAAACAGAACTGCTGCAGATGTAAGATATGCATTTGATAAATTTGGTGGTAATTTAGGCTCCACAGGCTGTGTATCATGGATGTTTGATAGAAAAGGCTTGCTTATTATAGAAAAGGTAGATAGTATAGATGAAGAACAATTAATGCTGGAAGCTATTGATGCTGGAGCTGAGGACTTTAGTGCTGAGGAAGAATATTATGAAATAATCACTGATACAGAAGAATTTGAAAAAGTGAAGAATACATTAAAAGAATCAGGATATATTTTTTCAACTGCAGAAATAACATATCTTCCTCAAAACGAAATAAAATTAACTGATGAAAAAGATCTAAAAAATATGGTTAAAATGATAGACACCTTAGAAGATAATGATGACGTTCAAGAGATATATCACAACTGGGACATGCCAGAAGATTTAGATATATAG